One Salvia splendens isolate huo1 chromosome 22, SspV2, whole genome shotgun sequence DNA segment encodes these proteins:
- the LOC121786864 gene encoding uncharacterized protein LOC121786864 → MSLKRPGDTRWSSHYGTLVNLIHLYSSIVDVLEYVGENGHDDSIRAEADDVLEIINSFEFVFVLHLMKQILGITHELSQVLQKKDQDIVNAMNLVKVAKSRLQIMREKDWDVLLADVSKFCSKYELDVLDMEDEFVARKKGRRRAEKMKNLHYYRVELFCSVIDLQAQELNQRFDEVNTDLVLCMSCFDPRDLFSAFDLEKLLRLARYYPSEFSEVALSELKSQLENFIFDVRIDEKFSQISGISGLAQKMVSTRKHEVFPMVYSLVKLSLILPVATASVERAFSAMKIIKTSLQDEE, encoded by the exons ATGTCATTGAAGCGACCTGGAGATACTCGTTGGAGTTCACATTACGGTACTCTTGTCAACTTGATACATTTATATTCTTCTATTGTTGATGTTCTTGAGTATGTTGGGGAGAATGGTCATGACGATTCAATAAGGGCTGAAGCTGATGATGTGCtagaaattataaatagttttgAATTTGTCTTTGTGTTACATCTTATGAAGCAAATCTTGGGAATCACACATGAACTCTCCCAAGTGCTACAAAAGAAAGATCAAGACATTGTTAATGCGATGAATCTTGTCAAGGTAGCAAAATCACGTCTGCAAATAATGAGGGAAAAAGATTGGGATGTATTGCTTGCTGATGTTTCTAAGTTTTGTAGCAAATATGAACTGGATGTGCTTGACATGGAAGATGAGTTTGTAGCTCGAAAAAAAGGAAGACGTAGAgctgagaaaatgaagaatctcCACTATTATCGAGTTGAGCTCTTTTGTTCTGTTATTGACTTGCAAGCTCAAGAGTTGAATCAACGTTTTGATGAAGTCAACACAGACTTAGTTTTATGCATGTCATGTTTTGATCCTAGGgatttattttctgcatttgattTGGAGAAGCTGCTTCGTCTTGCACGATATTATCCTTCTGAATTTTCTGAAGTTGCTTTGTCCGAGCTTAAAAGTCAACTTGAGAACTTTATTTTCGATGTGCGCATAGATGAAAAGTTTTCACAAATATCAGGAATCAGTGGTCTTGCTCAAAAGATGGTTTCTACAAGGAAACATGAAGTTTTTCCAATGGTTTATTCATTAGTTAAGTTGTCATTGATCTTACCAGTTGCCACTGCATCAGTAGAAAGAGCCTTTTCAGCAATGAAGATCATCAAGACTTCTCTAC aagatgaagaatag
- the LOC121786865 gene encoding zinc finger MYM-type protein 1-like, translating into MLQTISNLHHQIFRDIINAFAVETTKAIVHDMRSEFFSILVDECRDVSVKEQMGVVVRYVDKNGCGIERFLGVVHVSDTTATSLEKALDYLLSTYDLSISSLRGQGYDGASNMRGEFNGLKSLILKRNSSAYYVHCFAHQLQLTIVAVAKKHKIVGSFYNSISRLCNTVGGSCKRRDILREK; encoded by the coding sequence ATGCTCCAGACAATCTCAAACTTACATCACCAGATATTCAGAGATATTATAAATGCATTTGCTGTTGAGACAACGAAAGCTATTGTACATGATATGAGAAGTGAATTTTTCTCCATATTAGTTGATGAGTGTCGAGATGTATCTGTCAAAGAGCAAATGGGTGTTGTGGTGCGATATGTGGACAAGAATGGATGTGGTATAGAACGTTTTCTTGGTGTTGTTCATGTTAGTGATACAACTGCAACCTCACTTGAGAAAGCACTTGATTATTTGTTATCTACTTATGATTTAAGTATATCTAGTTTGAGAGGTCAAGGATATGATGGCGCAAGCAACATGAGAGGAGAATTCAATGGGTTGAAGAGTTTGATACTCAAGAGAAATTCCAGTGCTTATTATGTACATTGCTTTGCTCATCAGCTTCAGCTCACGATTGTTGCTGTTgctaaaaaacataaaattgtcGGATCTTTTTATAATTCTATCTCTCGTTTGTGTAATACTGTTGGAGGTTCTTGTAAGCGCAGAGATATACTTCGggagaaatag